The Campylobacter hyointestinalis subsp. hyointestinalis nucleotide sequence AAATTTGCATAGCAAGATAAGCTGCATTTTTTGCTCCAGCTTTTCCTATAGCAAGAGTTGCTACAGGCATACCTGCTGGCATTTGCACAGTCGAATACAGTGCGTCCACACCATTTACGGCAGATCCTCCCATAGGTACGCCGATAACAGGTTTAGTTGTATTTGCTGCTACTGCTCCTGCAAGGTGAGCTGCCATACCAGCAGCACAGATAAATACTGCAGCACCTCTTTTATCGGCATCTATAACATAGTCGTGAGTTCTTTTTGGGCTTCTATGAGCCGAACTGATAATCATCTCAAATTTAACGCCAAAACTTTCTAATATCTTAGCAGCTTCATTTACGATCTCATAATCACTCTTGCTTCCCATAATAATACTAACAAATTTCATAGTTCTCCTTATAATCCGTATTTACAAATTAAAATATTTTTATAAAAAGCTGCGTTTTTTGCAAACACTGCCTTTTTAAAATTCAAGATCCTTAAAAACCCAGTAGTCGCTCTTTTATAAATCAAATTTCTTTCCTCAAAAAACTAAACTCAGGTAGCCTAAATGGAAGCTTTATCTCGTTTTCGTTTCCGCTATGGATCTCGCTAAATTCTTTACCTTTTTTGTTTATAAGCTTTGTAAATTCCATAAAATATCTGCCGTCTTTTTCATAAACCATTCCAAGCTTATTTTGACCTAAATTTATCTTTGAATCAAGCGGAGCAAATACCTCATAGGCAACATTAGGAGTTATTTTAAATTTGGTTTTAAAATACTCTCCATCTTCGCTTATAGCATGGACTTGATGAGTTCCTTCTTCTAAGCTTGAAACGTGATTTTGAGTATTTGTTCTTTCGTAAGGTTTATGTATCAGATATCCGTCGCTAAAACCACGATTTTTAAGTGTATTTAGCTCAGTTTCATACAAATCAGGATTAAATTTACCGCTAAGCGCGTCTTCAATTGCCATTTTATATGTTCTTGTCGTGCAAGCAACGTAATACTCGCTTTTCGTACGCCCTTCTATCTTTAGGCTATCTATTGCGCCAGTTGCCATTATCTTTTCTATATGAGTAGCTAAATTTAGATCTTTAGAGTTCATTATATGAGTCCCATTTTCATCTTCTTCTAGCCTAAAAAGTGTTCCGTTATCTTCGCTTTTAGCATACAATTCATATTTAAATCTACAATCATTTGCACAACTTCCACGGTTGCTCAGTCGTCCGCTTTGCACAGCTGAGATCAGACATCTGCCACTATATGCAAAACACATAGAGCCATGACAAAAAATTTCTATCTCAAGGTTTGGAATTTTTTCTTTTATCAAAACTGCGTCTTTTAAGCTCATCTCACGAGCAGCGACTATGCGGCTAGCTCCCATTTTATGATAAATTTCAGCGTCAAGATAGTTCATAACATTTGCTTGAGTCGAAAGATGCACTTCTATATTACTAGCCAACTCTTTAGCTAGACTCATAACTCCAGGAGTTGCGATTATAAAGGCATCTACACCAAATTCAGCTATAGTTTTGATATGACGCTTTAAAGGCTCAATTTGTCCATTAAATGGAAATCCATTTATAGTAGCGTAAAATTTAGCATTATGTTTATGAGCTAGTCTTACGCCCTCTTCAAAACTTTCTAGATTAAACTCTTTAGCACTTCTTTGACGAAGTGAAAAGCTACCTACGCTAGCATAGACGGCGTCTGCACCATAAGCCAAGGCTATTTGAAGTTTTGTCAAATTTCCTGCTGGGCTTAGAAGCTCTGGTCTTTTCACTTTTTACCCAAACTTTCTATGAGGGCTTCTATATCTTCGTTACTAACTACGTTTTCAGTCGTTGTATCGCCCTCGATATGCACAGCAGAACTTACACGTTTTTCATCTTCGACTTTGCCCTCAAACAGACTATTCATGTATTTGCTAAGAGCTCTCATAACGTTTATAACACGTTCTATTTTTTGACGGTGTATATCTTGATATTGCATCATATCCATAGTCATCATGACTTCATCTTGACCCATTTGTAAGTTACTTATGATGTCATCAAATTTGTTTCCTAGCTCTTTGTTTGACTCTAACATATCTGAAAATGTTGCAACATTTGGAAACTTAGCCGTTAGTTTTTCAAATACTTCTATATTTTTACCATTTAGTTCTTTTGCTTCATTGCAGATATTTTCAGCGTCCATAAAGAAGTTGTTTATGGATTCTAGCTTATCAAACATCTGAGTAGCTTTTTCTTCACTATCTTTTGTCACATCATCTAGTTGTCTGACCATTTTGTGATCATCAGTAGGAGGCGGAGGTGGCCACGCTGCAGTTGAAGTTACTCTATAGTTTTTATTTTCATCAAAAGATTCTTCTTTTTTTTGCGATTTTTCTTCCAAAGGCTCACTATCTTTAGACTCTTCTTCTATGATCTCTTGGGTGTCACCTTGTGTATCTAAGCTCTCATCTAAATTTAATGGGCTTTGTTCATCAGCGCTTTGCTCGTCTTCTAGGCCTTCAGCCATCAAAGCGTCTAACTCTTCTTGCGTCATAAGAAACTCCTAAAACTTAATTCGCATATTCTAGCTTAAATTATCTAAAAATTGAATTACGACATTAATATTTTTTACAGTAATTTATCGATATTTATCTATATATAGGTAATAAATTATTTTAACTTAAATTTGCTAAAATACCACAGAAGGAGTAAAGATGTTAATAGACTTACACAATCACACCGAGCTTTGTAATCACGCTTCAGGTACGCCACTACAATATGCCAAAAAAGCCTATGAAATGGGCTGTAAATACTATGGATTTAGCGATCACAATCCTATGAAATTTGATGAAAAATACAGAATGAAATTTGAACAAATGTCGCTTTATAAACAAATGATAGATGAAGTCAAGGCTAAATTTGATGGAAAAATGGAAGTATTATTTGGCTATGAGGTTGATTTTTTAGAAGGATTTATGGACAAAAGAGTTCTTAGCGTAAAGTGCGATCATCTCATAGGCTCAGTACATTTTTTAAACGGTTGGGGGTTTGATAATCCAGAGTTTATAGGCGAGTACAAAAACAAGGATATAAACCAAATTTGGGAGCAGTATTTTAATGCTATAGAGAATTTAGCAAAATGCGGAAAATTTGATATAGTAGGTCATATAGATCTTATAAAAGTATTTAATTTTAAACCGACAAAAGAGATAAAAAGCATAGCAAAAAATGCCATAAAAGAGATAAAAAAAGCAAATTTAGTAGTCGAATTAAACAGCGCAGGATATAGAAAACCGGCAAATGAGTTATATCCTAGCGATGATATCTTAGAAATGTTAGCTGAGTTTAACATACCTATAACCTTTTCGAGTGACGCTCACGAAGTAGCTCAAGTAGGACAAAATATGGATAAAAGTATGAAAAAAGCAAAAGAATTTGGATTTAGCGAGGCTGCAATTTTTGTAAATAGAGATAGACAAATGATTGAAATTTAAAAAAGACTATATTTTTAATATAAAACTAAGCTTAAAATTTAAATTTTATGGTATAATTCCCGAAATCTAAATTTTAAAGGAGCCGATATGGGCAAATTTGTAAATAATGTAAAGGAATTTTTCGAATTTTGTAAAGAAAATGAAGTCAAATTTGTAGATTTTCGTTTTACGGATCTAAAAGGAACTTGGCATCACGTATCTTATAATATAAAAGCCGTGAGCGAAGACTCATTTAATGGACTTCCATTTGATGGTAGCTCAATAGATGCTTGGCAACCGATCCATAAATCAGATATGATGCTAAAACCAGACGTAGAGACTGCATTTTTAGATCCATTTACTGCCGATACCACTATCATAGTAATATGTGATGTTTATGATATCTATAAAGGTGAGTTATACGAAAAATGCCCTAGAAGTATAGCTAAAAGAGCAATGCAATATCTAAGAGATAGCGGTATAGGCGACGTTGCTTACTTTGGCCCTGAAAATGAATTCTTCGTATTTGATAATGTTCGTATCATCGACAAACAAAACTGCGCAATGTACGAAGTAGATACTGAAGAAGGTGAATGGAATGACGCTAAAGAGTACAGTGATGGTTACAATACCGGTCACCGCCCACGTGCAAAAGGTGGATATTTTCCTGTTCAACCAGTAGATAGTATGGTTGATCTAAGAGCTGAAATGGTAAATGTACTTGAGCAAGTCGGACTTGAGACTTTCGTAGTTCATCATGAAGTCGCTCAAGGACAAGGTGAGATAGGCGTCAAATTCGGTACTCTTGTAGAAGCTGCAGATAATGTTCAAATTTATAAATACGTAGTAAAAATGGTAGCTCATTTAAATGGCAAAACAGCTACATTTATGCCAAAACCACTTTATGGCGATAATGGAAGCGGTATGCACGTACATCAAAGTATATGGAAAGACGGTAAAAATTTATTTTATAAAGCAGGCGAATACGCAAACCTTAGCGATATAGCTCGTTGGTATATAGGAGGAGTTTTAAAACACGCTAGAAGTGTAGCCGCGTTTACAAATCCTAGCACAAATAGCTATAAGAGATTGATCCCAGGCTTTGAAGCCCCAAGCATTCTAACTTACTCTTGCCAAAATAGAAGCGCAAGTTGTCGTATTCCTTATGGTGCAGGTGAAAAAAGTGTTAGAGCAGAATTTAGATTCCCTGATAGTACTGCTTGCCCATATCTAGCTTTTAGCGCTATGCTTATGGCTGGACTTGATGGTATAAAAAACAAGATAGAACCAGTCGGTCCTATGGATGAGGATCTGTTTGAACTAACCCTTGATGAGATCAGAGAGCGCGGCATCGAGCAGCTTCCCCACACTCTAAGAGGTAGTCTTGAAGCAGTTATCCGTGACAACAAATACCTAAGTGGAGTAATGAGCGAGTTATTTATAGATACATATCAACATTATAAATTTGAAACTCAAGTATGGCCTTATGAGCAAAGACCAACTCCATTTGAGTTTAAGACTTGCTACTCTTGCTAAAGTAAATTTGGCATATCGATCGATATGCCAAAACACTTTATATACTAGACAAAAGAGATTTTAAGCTTCCTTTTTCTAGGTTTTTATCCTCTTTTTGTTCTGCTAGTTCTTTGATACGAAGTTTTTCAAGTAACTCTTTTTCATAATTATCCAAAGCTTTTTCTATGTTGGCAAGTGCTTTTGTTTTGTCTTCATCGCTTAAATTTTCTACATCAAGCACCGACATAAGCTCTTTTCTTTTTTCTTCTAGTTTAGCTTCTATCTTTTCGAGATTAAAAGCTATAAGAAACGCAGCAGATCCAAGCTCACTTAGTTTGTTTGCAAACTCTTCTGTGTTTGTGATACTTGTAAGATCACTGTCTGAGCTATTGCTTTGTTTTAAACTCTCTAAAAGTTTTTCAAAATAACTATCTTCATCATTGCTTTGTTTTGATGAAACGTTACTACTTGAGTTCATACCAAATAAAACATCATTATTTACTTGCATTTTTTACTCCCATATGATAAAAATAACAAGCAAAAAATATTCCTTAAAATAGAAAATAAGTTAAAAAAACGTAAGATTAAGTAGGGAATTTAAAGCCGCATAAACGGCTTTAAATAAGGCATTAAAGTGCTGCTTGCAAATTCGAGTGAGATTTTTTACTAAAAAGTTTAATAAGTTTTACACCAATTATTTTTAAAATGCTTCTTTTTTTGCTTTTGCTTAGTAAATAAGAAGCGATCTCACTTCTACCAAACATTATAGCAAAACTATACGGAGTAAGTCCCATACCGTTATTTGCATCGATATCGGCACTATTTTCAACTAAAAGTTTTACCATTTCAAAGTTGCCTTTAAAACATACTCCAGCAAGTGGAGTTTGACCTCTGTCGTTTCTCTCATCTACTCTAGCACCTTTTTGGATAAGCATTTTTGTAGCTTCTAATGATCCGTTATATGCTGCT carries:
- the purE gene encoding 5-(carboxyamino)imidazole ribonucleotide mutase codes for the protein MKFVSIIMGSKSDYEIVNEAAKILESFGVKFEMIISSAHRSPKRTHDYVIDADKRGAAVFICAAGMAAHLAGAVAANTTKPVIGVPMGGSAVNGVDALYSTVQMPAGMPVATLAIGKAGAKNAAYLAMQILALNDENLNSKLLEDREKQAKILEEDSKKIEVLLG
- a CDS encoding peptidase U32 family protein, with protein sequence MKRPELLSPAGNLTKLQIALAYGADAVYASVGSFSLRQRSAKEFNLESFEEGVRLAHKHNAKFYATINGFPFNGQIEPLKRHIKTIAEFGVDAFIIATPGVMSLAKELASNIEVHLSTQANVMNYLDAEIYHKMGASRIVAAREMSLKDAVLIKEKIPNLEIEIFCHGSMCFAYSGRCLISAVQSGRLSNRGSCANDCRFKYELYAKSEDNGTLFRLEEDENGTHIMNSKDLNLATHIEKIMATGAIDSLKIEGRTKSEYYVACTTRTYKMAIEDALSGKFNPDLYETELNTLKNRGFSDGYLIHKPYERTNTQNHVSSLEEGTHQVHAISEDGEYFKTKFKITPNVAYEVFAPLDSKINLGQNKLGMVYEKDGRYFMEFTKLINKKGKEFSEIHSGNENEIKLPFRLPEFSFLRKEI
- a CDS encoding histidinol-phosphatase, producing the protein MLIDLHNHTELCNHASGTPLQYAKKAYEMGCKYYGFSDHNPMKFDEKYRMKFEQMSLYKQMIDEVKAKFDGKMEVLFGYEVDFLEGFMDKRVLSVKCDHLIGSVHFLNGWGFDNPEFIGEYKNKDINQIWEQYFNAIENLAKCGKFDIVGHIDLIKVFNFKPTKEIKSIAKNAIKEIKKANLVVELNSAGYRKPANELYPSDDILEMLAEFNIPITFSSDAHEVAQVGQNMDKSMKKAKEFGFSEAAIFVNRDRQMIEI
- the glnA gene encoding type I glutamate--ammonia ligase, giving the protein MGKFVNNVKEFFEFCKENEVKFVDFRFTDLKGTWHHVSYNIKAVSEDSFNGLPFDGSSIDAWQPIHKSDMMLKPDVETAFLDPFTADTTIIVICDVYDIYKGELYEKCPRSIAKRAMQYLRDSGIGDVAYFGPENEFFVFDNVRIIDKQNCAMYEVDTEEGEWNDAKEYSDGYNTGHRPRAKGGYFPVQPVDSMVDLRAEMVNVLEQVGLETFVVHHEVAQGQGEIGVKFGTLVEAADNVQIYKYVVKMVAHLNGKTATFMPKPLYGDNGSGMHVHQSIWKDGKNLFYKAGEYANLSDIARWYIGGVLKHARSVAAFTNPSTNSYKRLIPGFEAPSILTYSCQNRSASCRIPYGAGEKSVRAEFRFPDSTACPYLAFSAMLMAGLDGIKNKIEPVGPMDEDLFELTLDEIRERGIEQLPHTLRGSLEAVIRDNKYLSGVMSELFIDTYQHYKFETQVWPYEQRPTPFEFKTCYSC
- a CDS encoding ankyrin repeat domain-containing protein, with translation MKNTNITPEEEKRYEELCGYAFNFARNNEASELEKMINAGLSPNLKNHKGDSLLMLAAYNGSLEATKMLIQKGARVDERNDRGQTPLAGVCFKGNFEMVKLLVENSADIDANNGMGLTPYSFAIMFGRSEIASYLLSKSKKRSILKIIGVKLIKLFSKKSHSNLQAAL